The following coding sequences are from one Macaca nemestrina isolate mMacNem1 chromosome 1, mMacNem.hap1, whole genome shotgun sequence window:
- the LOC105473222 gene encoding zinc finger and BTB domain-containing protein 17 isoform X1, with amino-acid sequence MAAMDFPQHSQHVLEQLNQQRQLGLLCDCTFVVDGVHFKAHKAVLAACSEYFKMLFVDQKDVVHLDISNAAGLGQVLEFMYTAKLSLSPENVDDVLAVATFLQMQDIITACHALKSLAEPATSPGGNAEALATEGGDKRAKEEKAATSTLSRLEQAGRSAPTGPSRDLKEERGGQAQSAASGAEQTEKADAPREPPPVELKPDPTSGMAAAEAEAALCESSEQEMEVEPARKGEEEQEEQEEEGAGPAEVKEEGPQLENGEAPEENENEESAGTDSGQELGAEARGLRSGTYGDRTESKAYGSVIHKCEDCGKEFTHTGNFKRHIRIHTGEKPFSCRECSKAFSDPAACKAHEKTHSPLKPYGCEECGKSYRLISLLNLHKKRHSGEARYRCEDCGKLFTTSGNLKRHQLVHSGEKPYQCDYCGRSFSDPTSKMRHLETHDTDKEHKCPHCDKKFNQVGNLKAHLKIHIADGPLKCRECGKQFTTSGNLKRHLRIHSGEKPYVCIHCQRQFADPGALQRHVRIHTGEKPCQCVMCGKAFTQASSLIAHVRQHTGEKPYVCERCGKRFVQSSQLANHIRHHDNIRPHKCSVCSKAFVNVGDLSKHIIIHTGEKPYLCDKCGRGFNRVDNLRSHVKTVHQGKAGIKILEPEEGSEVSVVTVDDMVTLATEALAATAVTQLTGPATLPAVVPVGAAVTADETEVLKAEISKAVKQVQEEDPNTHILYACDSCGDKFLDANSLAQHVRIHTAQALVMFQTDADFYQQYGPGGTWPAGQVLQAGELVFRPRDGAEGQPALAETSPTAPECPPPAE; translated from the exons CCATGGACTTTCCCCAGCACAGCCAGCACGTCTTGGAACAGCTGAACCAGCAGCGGCAGCTGGGGCTTCTCTGTGACTGCACCTTTGTGGTGGACGGTGTTCACTTTAAGGCTCATAAAGCAGTGCTGGCGGCCTGCAGCGAGTACTTCAAGATGCTCTTTGTGGACCAGAAGGACGTGGTGCACCTGGACATCAGTAACGCGGCAG GCCTGGGGCAGGTGCTGGAGTTTATGTACACGGCCAAGCTGAGCCTGAGCCCTGAGAACGTGGATGATGTGCTGGCCGTGGCCACCTTCCTCCAAATGCAGGACATCATCACGGCCTGCCATGCCCTCAAGTCACTTGCCGAGCCAGCTACCAGCCCTGGGGGAAATGCGGAGGCCTTGGCCACAGAAG GAGGGGACAAGAGAGCTAAAGAGGAGAAGGCGGCCACCAGCACGCTGAGCAGGCTGGAGCAGGCGGGACGCAGCGCACCCACAGGCCCCAGCAGGGACCTCAAGGAGGAGCGTGGCGGTCAGGCCCAGAGCGCAGCCAGCG GTGCAGAGCAGACAGAGAAAGCCGATGCGCCCCGGGAGCCGCCGCCTGTGGAGCTCAAGCCAGACCCCACTAGTGGCATGGCTGCCGCAGAAGCTGAGGCTGCTTTGTGCGAGAGCTCGGAGCAAG AAATGGAGGTGGAGCCCGCCCGGAAAGGGGAAGAGGAGCAAGAGGAGCAAGAAGAGGAGGGCGCAGGGCCAGCTGAGGTCAAGGAGGAGGGTCCCCAGCTGGAGAATGGAGAGGCCCCCGAGGAGAACGAGAACGAGGAGTCAGCGGGCACAGACTCGGGGCAGGAGCTCGGCGCCGAGGCCCGGGGCCTGCGCTCAGGCACCTACGGTGATCGCACGGAGTCCAAGGCCTACGGCTCCGTCATCCACAAGTGCGAG GACTGTGGGAAGGAGTTCACGCACACGGGGAACTTCAAGCGGCACATCCGCATCCACACGGGGGAGAAGCCCTTCTCGTGCCGTGAGTGCAGCAAGGCCTTTTCCGACCCGGCGGCCTGCAAGGCCCATGAGAAGACGCACAG CCCTCTGAAGCCCTACGGCTGCGAGGAGTGCGGGAAGAGCTACCGCCTCATCAGCCTGCTCAACCTGCACAAGAAGCGGCACTCGGGCGAGGCGCGCTACCGCTGCGAGGACTGCGGCAAGCTCTTCACCACCTCGGGCAACCTCAAGCGCCACCAGCTGGTGCACAGCGGCGAGAAGCCCTACCAGTGCGACTACTGCGGCCGCTCCTTCTCCGACCCCACTTCCAAGATGCGCCACCTGGAGACCCACGACACGGACAAGGAGCACAAGTGCCCACACTGCGACAAGAAGTTCAACCAG GTAGGGAACCTGAAGGCCCACCTGAAGATCCACATCGCTGACGGGCCCCTCAAGTGCCGAGAGTGTGGGAAGCAGTTCACCACCTCAG GGAACCTGAAGCGGCACCTTCGGATCCACAGCGGGGAGAAGCCCTACGTGTGTATCCACTGCCAGCGACAGTTTGCAGACCCCGGCGCTCTGCAGCGGCACGTCCGCATTCACACAG GTGAGAAGCCGTGCCAGTGTGTGATGTGCGGTAAGGCCTTCACCCAGGCCAGCTCCCTCATCGCCCACGTACGCCAGCACACCGGGGAGAAGCCCTACGTCTGCGAGCGCTGCGGCAAGAg ATTTGTCCAGTCCAGCCAGTTGGCCAATCATATTCGCCACCACGACAACATCCGTCCACACAAGTGCAGTGTGTGCAGCAAGGCCTTCGTGAACGTGGGGGACCTGTCCAAGCACATCATCATCCACACTG GAGAGAAGCCTTACCTGTGTGATAAGTGTGGGCGTGGCTTCAACCGGGTAGACAACCTGCGCTCCCACGTGAAGACGGTGCACCAGGGCAAGGCAGGCATCAAGATCCTGGAGCCCGAGGAGGGCAGTGAAGTCAGCGTGGTCACTGTGGATGACATGGTCACGCTGGCCACTGAGGCACTGGCAGCGACAGCCGTCACTCAGCTCACAG GCCCTGCGACTCTGCCCGCAGTGGTGCCGGTGGGAGCTGCAGTGACAGCCGATGAGACGGAAGTCCTGAAGGCCGAGATCAGCAAAGCTGTGAAGCAAGTGCAGGAGGAAG ACCCCAACACTCACATCCTCTACGCCTGTGACTCCTGTGGGGACAAGTTTCTGGATGCCAACAGCCTGGCTCAGCACGTGCGAATCCACACAGCCCAGGCACTGGTCATGTTCCAGACAGACGCGGACTTCTACCAGCAGTATGGGCCAGGTGGCACGTGGCCTGCTGGGCAGGTGCTGCAGGCTGGGGAGCTGGTCTTCCGCCCTCGGGATGGGGCCGAGGGCCAGCCCGCACTGGCAGAGACCTCCCCCACAGCTCCTGAATGTCCGCCGCCTGCCGAGTGA
- the LOC105473222 gene encoding zinc finger and BTB domain-containing protein 17 isoform X3, with product MAAMDFPQHSQHVLEQLNQQRQLGLLCDCTFVVDGVHFKAHKAVLAACSEYFKMLFVDQKDVVHLDISNAAGLGQVLEFMYTAKLSLSPENVDDVLAVATFLQMQDIITACHALKSLAEPATSPGGNAEALATEGGDKRAKEEKAATSTLSRLEQAGRSAPTGPSRDLKEERGGQAQSAASGAEQTEKADAPREPPPVELKPDPTSGMAAAEAEAALCESSEQEMEVEPARKGEEEQEEQEEEGAGPAEVKEEGPQLENGEAPEENENEESAGTDSGQELGAEARGLRSGTYGDRTESKAYGSVIHKCEDCGKEFTHTGNFKRHIRIHTGEKPFSCRECSKAFSDPAACKAHEKTHSPLKPYGCEECGKSYRLISLLNLHKKRHSGEARYRCEDCGKLFTTSGNLKRHQLVHSGEKPYQCDYCGRSFSDPTSKMRHLETHDTDKEHKCPHCDKKFNQVGNLKAHLKIHIADGPLKCRECGKQFTTSGNLKRHLRIHSGEKPYVCIHCQRQFADPGALQRHVRIHTGEKPCQCVMCGKAFTQASSLIAHVRQHTGEKPYVCERCGKRFVQSSQLANHIRHHDNIRPHKCSVCSKAFVNVGDLSKHIIIHTGEKPYLCDKCGRGFNRVDNLRSHVKTVHQGKAGIKILEPEEGSEVSVVTVDDMVTLATEALAATAVTQLTVVPVGAAVTADETEVLKAEISKAVKQVQEEDPNTHILYACDSCGDKFLDANSLAQHVRIHTAQALVMFQTDADFYQQYGPGGTWPAGQVLQAGELVFRPRDGAEGQPALAETSPTAPECPPPAE from the exons CCATGGACTTTCCCCAGCACAGCCAGCACGTCTTGGAACAGCTGAACCAGCAGCGGCAGCTGGGGCTTCTCTGTGACTGCACCTTTGTGGTGGACGGTGTTCACTTTAAGGCTCATAAAGCAGTGCTGGCGGCCTGCAGCGAGTACTTCAAGATGCTCTTTGTGGACCAGAAGGACGTGGTGCACCTGGACATCAGTAACGCGGCAG GCCTGGGGCAGGTGCTGGAGTTTATGTACACGGCCAAGCTGAGCCTGAGCCCTGAGAACGTGGATGATGTGCTGGCCGTGGCCACCTTCCTCCAAATGCAGGACATCATCACGGCCTGCCATGCCCTCAAGTCACTTGCCGAGCCAGCTACCAGCCCTGGGGGAAATGCGGAGGCCTTGGCCACAGAAG GAGGGGACAAGAGAGCTAAAGAGGAGAAGGCGGCCACCAGCACGCTGAGCAGGCTGGAGCAGGCGGGACGCAGCGCACCCACAGGCCCCAGCAGGGACCTCAAGGAGGAGCGTGGCGGTCAGGCCCAGAGCGCAGCCAGCG GTGCAGAGCAGACAGAGAAAGCCGATGCGCCCCGGGAGCCGCCGCCTGTGGAGCTCAAGCCAGACCCCACTAGTGGCATGGCTGCCGCAGAAGCTGAGGCTGCTTTGTGCGAGAGCTCGGAGCAAG AAATGGAGGTGGAGCCCGCCCGGAAAGGGGAAGAGGAGCAAGAGGAGCAAGAAGAGGAGGGCGCAGGGCCAGCTGAGGTCAAGGAGGAGGGTCCCCAGCTGGAGAATGGAGAGGCCCCCGAGGAGAACGAGAACGAGGAGTCAGCGGGCACAGACTCGGGGCAGGAGCTCGGCGCCGAGGCCCGGGGCCTGCGCTCAGGCACCTACGGTGATCGCACGGAGTCCAAGGCCTACGGCTCCGTCATCCACAAGTGCGAG GACTGTGGGAAGGAGTTCACGCACACGGGGAACTTCAAGCGGCACATCCGCATCCACACGGGGGAGAAGCCCTTCTCGTGCCGTGAGTGCAGCAAGGCCTTTTCCGACCCGGCGGCCTGCAAGGCCCATGAGAAGACGCACAG CCCTCTGAAGCCCTACGGCTGCGAGGAGTGCGGGAAGAGCTACCGCCTCATCAGCCTGCTCAACCTGCACAAGAAGCGGCACTCGGGCGAGGCGCGCTACCGCTGCGAGGACTGCGGCAAGCTCTTCACCACCTCGGGCAACCTCAAGCGCCACCAGCTGGTGCACAGCGGCGAGAAGCCCTACCAGTGCGACTACTGCGGCCGCTCCTTCTCCGACCCCACTTCCAAGATGCGCCACCTGGAGACCCACGACACGGACAAGGAGCACAAGTGCCCACACTGCGACAAGAAGTTCAACCAG GTAGGGAACCTGAAGGCCCACCTGAAGATCCACATCGCTGACGGGCCCCTCAAGTGCCGAGAGTGTGGGAAGCAGTTCACCACCTCAG GGAACCTGAAGCGGCACCTTCGGATCCACAGCGGGGAGAAGCCCTACGTGTGTATCCACTGCCAGCGACAGTTTGCAGACCCCGGCGCTCTGCAGCGGCACGTCCGCATTCACACAG GTGAGAAGCCGTGCCAGTGTGTGATGTGCGGTAAGGCCTTCACCCAGGCCAGCTCCCTCATCGCCCACGTACGCCAGCACACCGGGGAGAAGCCCTACGTCTGCGAGCGCTGCGGCAAGAg ATTTGTCCAGTCCAGCCAGTTGGCCAATCATATTCGCCACCACGACAACATCCGTCCACACAAGTGCAGTGTGTGCAGCAAGGCCTTCGTGAACGTGGGGGACCTGTCCAAGCACATCATCATCCACACTG GAGAGAAGCCTTACCTGTGTGATAAGTGTGGGCGTGGCTTCAACCGGGTAGACAACCTGCGCTCCCACGTGAAGACGGTGCACCAGGGCAAGGCAGGCATCAAGATCCTGGAGCCCGAGGAGGGCAGTGAAGTCAGCGTGGTCACTGTGGATGACATGGTCACGCTGGCCACTGAGGCACTGGCAGCGACAGCCGTCACTCAGCTCACAG TGGTGCCGGTGGGAGCTGCAGTGACAGCCGATGAGACGGAAGTCCTGAAGGCCGAGATCAGCAAAGCTGTGAAGCAAGTGCAGGAGGAAG ACCCCAACACTCACATCCTCTACGCCTGTGACTCCTGTGGGGACAAGTTTCTGGATGCCAACAGCCTGGCTCAGCACGTGCGAATCCACACAGCCCAGGCACTGGTCATGTTCCAGACAGACGCGGACTTCTACCAGCAGTATGGGCCAGGTGGCACGTGGCCTGCTGGGCAGGTGCTGCAGGCTGGGGAGCTGGTCTTCCGCCCTCGGGATGGGGCCGAGGGCCAGCCCGCACTGGCAGAGACCTCCCCCACAGCTCCTGAATGTCCGCCGCCTGCCGAGTGA
- the LOC105473222 gene encoding zinc finger and BTB domain-containing protein 17 isoform X2, which produces MDFPQHSQHVLEQLNQQRQLGLLCDCTFVVDGVHFKAHKAVLAACSEYFKMLFVDQKDVVHLDISNAAGLGQVLEFMYTAKLSLSPENVDDVLAVATFLQMQDIITACHALKSLAEPATSPGGNAEALATEGGDKRAKEEKAATSTLSRLEQAGRSAPTGPSRDLKEERGGQAQSAASGAEQTEKADAPREPPPVELKPDPTSGMAAAEAEAALCESSEQEMEVEPARKGEEEQEEQEEEGAGPAEVKEEGPQLENGEAPEENENEESAGTDSGQELGAEARGLRSGTYGDRTESKAYGSVIHKCEDCGKEFTHTGNFKRHIRIHTGEKPFSCRECSKAFSDPAACKAHEKTHSPLKPYGCEECGKSYRLISLLNLHKKRHSGEARYRCEDCGKLFTTSGNLKRHQLVHSGEKPYQCDYCGRSFSDPTSKMRHLETHDTDKEHKCPHCDKKFNQVGNLKAHLKIHIADGPLKCRECGKQFTTSGNLKRHLRIHSGEKPYVCIHCQRQFADPGALQRHVRIHTGEKPCQCVMCGKAFTQASSLIAHVRQHTGEKPYVCERCGKRFVQSSQLANHIRHHDNIRPHKCSVCSKAFVNVGDLSKHIIIHTGEKPYLCDKCGRGFNRVDNLRSHVKTVHQGKAGIKILEPEEGSEVSVVTVDDMVTLATEALAATAVTQLTGPATLPAVVPVGAAVTADETEVLKAEISKAVKQVQEEDPNTHILYACDSCGDKFLDANSLAQHVRIHTAQALVMFQTDADFYQQYGPGGTWPAGQVLQAGELVFRPRDGAEGQPALAETSPTAPECPPPAE; this is translated from the exons ATGGACTTTCCCCAGCACAGCCAGCACGTCTTGGAACAGCTGAACCAGCAGCGGCAGCTGGGGCTTCTCTGTGACTGCACCTTTGTGGTGGACGGTGTTCACTTTAAGGCTCATAAAGCAGTGCTGGCGGCCTGCAGCGAGTACTTCAAGATGCTCTTTGTGGACCAGAAGGACGTGGTGCACCTGGACATCAGTAACGCGGCAG GCCTGGGGCAGGTGCTGGAGTTTATGTACACGGCCAAGCTGAGCCTGAGCCCTGAGAACGTGGATGATGTGCTGGCCGTGGCCACCTTCCTCCAAATGCAGGACATCATCACGGCCTGCCATGCCCTCAAGTCACTTGCCGAGCCAGCTACCAGCCCTGGGGGAAATGCGGAGGCCTTGGCCACAGAAG GAGGGGACAAGAGAGCTAAAGAGGAGAAGGCGGCCACCAGCACGCTGAGCAGGCTGGAGCAGGCGGGACGCAGCGCACCCACAGGCCCCAGCAGGGACCTCAAGGAGGAGCGTGGCGGTCAGGCCCAGAGCGCAGCCAGCG GTGCAGAGCAGACAGAGAAAGCCGATGCGCCCCGGGAGCCGCCGCCTGTGGAGCTCAAGCCAGACCCCACTAGTGGCATGGCTGCCGCAGAAGCTGAGGCTGCTTTGTGCGAGAGCTCGGAGCAAG AAATGGAGGTGGAGCCCGCCCGGAAAGGGGAAGAGGAGCAAGAGGAGCAAGAAGAGGAGGGCGCAGGGCCAGCTGAGGTCAAGGAGGAGGGTCCCCAGCTGGAGAATGGAGAGGCCCCCGAGGAGAACGAGAACGAGGAGTCAGCGGGCACAGACTCGGGGCAGGAGCTCGGCGCCGAGGCCCGGGGCCTGCGCTCAGGCACCTACGGTGATCGCACGGAGTCCAAGGCCTACGGCTCCGTCATCCACAAGTGCGAG GACTGTGGGAAGGAGTTCACGCACACGGGGAACTTCAAGCGGCACATCCGCATCCACACGGGGGAGAAGCCCTTCTCGTGCCGTGAGTGCAGCAAGGCCTTTTCCGACCCGGCGGCCTGCAAGGCCCATGAGAAGACGCACAG CCCTCTGAAGCCCTACGGCTGCGAGGAGTGCGGGAAGAGCTACCGCCTCATCAGCCTGCTCAACCTGCACAAGAAGCGGCACTCGGGCGAGGCGCGCTACCGCTGCGAGGACTGCGGCAAGCTCTTCACCACCTCGGGCAACCTCAAGCGCCACCAGCTGGTGCACAGCGGCGAGAAGCCCTACCAGTGCGACTACTGCGGCCGCTCCTTCTCCGACCCCACTTCCAAGATGCGCCACCTGGAGACCCACGACACGGACAAGGAGCACAAGTGCCCACACTGCGACAAGAAGTTCAACCAG GTAGGGAACCTGAAGGCCCACCTGAAGATCCACATCGCTGACGGGCCCCTCAAGTGCCGAGAGTGTGGGAAGCAGTTCACCACCTCAG GGAACCTGAAGCGGCACCTTCGGATCCACAGCGGGGAGAAGCCCTACGTGTGTATCCACTGCCAGCGACAGTTTGCAGACCCCGGCGCTCTGCAGCGGCACGTCCGCATTCACACAG GTGAGAAGCCGTGCCAGTGTGTGATGTGCGGTAAGGCCTTCACCCAGGCCAGCTCCCTCATCGCCCACGTACGCCAGCACACCGGGGAGAAGCCCTACGTCTGCGAGCGCTGCGGCAAGAg ATTTGTCCAGTCCAGCCAGTTGGCCAATCATATTCGCCACCACGACAACATCCGTCCACACAAGTGCAGTGTGTGCAGCAAGGCCTTCGTGAACGTGGGGGACCTGTCCAAGCACATCATCATCCACACTG GAGAGAAGCCTTACCTGTGTGATAAGTGTGGGCGTGGCTTCAACCGGGTAGACAACCTGCGCTCCCACGTGAAGACGGTGCACCAGGGCAAGGCAGGCATCAAGATCCTGGAGCCCGAGGAGGGCAGTGAAGTCAGCGTGGTCACTGTGGATGACATGGTCACGCTGGCCACTGAGGCACTGGCAGCGACAGCCGTCACTCAGCTCACAG GCCCTGCGACTCTGCCCGCAGTGGTGCCGGTGGGAGCTGCAGTGACAGCCGATGAGACGGAAGTCCTGAAGGCCGAGATCAGCAAAGCTGTGAAGCAAGTGCAGGAGGAAG ACCCCAACACTCACATCCTCTACGCCTGTGACTCCTGTGGGGACAAGTTTCTGGATGCCAACAGCCTGGCTCAGCACGTGCGAATCCACACAGCCCAGGCACTGGTCATGTTCCAGACAGACGCGGACTTCTACCAGCAGTATGGGCCAGGTGGCACGTGGCCTGCTGGGCAGGTGCTGCAGGCTGGGGAGCTGGTCTTCCGCCCTCGGGATGGGGCCGAGGGCCAGCCCGCACTGGCAGAGACCTCCCCCACAGCTCCTGAATGTCCGCCGCCTGCCGAGTGA
- the LOC105473222 gene encoding zinc finger and BTB domain-containing protein 17 isoform X4 — protein MDFPQHSQHVLEQLNQQRQLGLLCDCTFVVDGVHFKAHKAVLAACSEYFKMLFVDQKDVVHLDISNAAGLGQVLEFMYTAKLSLSPENVDDVLAVATFLQMQDIITACHALKSLAEPATSPGGNAEALATEGGDKRAKEEKAATSTLSRLEQAGRSAPTGPSRDLKEERGGQAQSAASGAEQTEKADAPREPPPVELKPDPTSGMAAAEAEAALCESSEQEMEVEPARKGEEEQEEQEEEGAGPAEVKEEGPQLENGEAPEENENEESAGTDSGQELGAEARGLRSGTYGDRTESKAYGSVIHKCEDCGKEFTHTGNFKRHIRIHTGEKPFSCRECSKAFSDPAACKAHEKTHSPLKPYGCEECGKSYRLISLLNLHKKRHSGEARYRCEDCGKLFTTSGNLKRHQLVHSGEKPYQCDYCGRSFSDPTSKMRHLETHDTDKEHKCPHCDKKFNQVGNLKAHLKIHIADGPLKCRECGKQFTTSGNLKRHLRIHSGEKPYVCIHCQRQFADPGALQRHVRIHTGEKPCQCVMCGKAFTQASSLIAHVRQHTGEKPYVCERCGKRFVQSSQLANHIRHHDNIRPHKCSVCSKAFVNVGDLSKHIIIHTGEKPYLCDKCGRGFNRVDNLRSHVKTVHQGKAGIKILEPEEGSEVSVVTVDDMVTLATEALAATAVTQLTVVPVGAAVTADETEVLKAEISKAVKQVQEEDPNTHILYACDSCGDKFLDANSLAQHVRIHTAQALVMFQTDADFYQQYGPGGTWPAGQVLQAGELVFRPRDGAEGQPALAETSPTAPECPPPAE, from the exons ATGGACTTTCCCCAGCACAGCCAGCACGTCTTGGAACAGCTGAACCAGCAGCGGCAGCTGGGGCTTCTCTGTGACTGCACCTTTGTGGTGGACGGTGTTCACTTTAAGGCTCATAAAGCAGTGCTGGCGGCCTGCAGCGAGTACTTCAAGATGCTCTTTGTGGACCAGAAGGACGTGGTGCACCTGGACATCAGTAACGCGGCAG GCCTGGGGCAGGTGCTGGAGTTTATGTACACGGCCAAGCTGAGCCTGAGCCCTGAGAACGTGGATGATGTGCTGGCCGTGGCCACCTTCCTCCAAATGCAGGACATCATCACGGCCTGCCATGCCCTCAAGTCACTTGCCGAGCCAGCTACCAGCCCTGGGGGAAATGCGGAGGCCTTGGCCACAGAAG GAGGGGACAAGAGAGCTAAAGAGGAGAAGGCGGCCACCAGCACGCTGAGCAGGCTGGAGCAGGCGGGACGCAGCGCACCCACAGGCCCCAGCAGGGACCTCAAGGAGGAGCGTGGCGGTCAGGCCCAGAGCGCAGCCAGCG GTGCAGAGCAGACAGAGAAAGCCGATGCGCCCCGGGAGCCGCCGCCTGTGGAGCTCAAGCCAGACCCCACTAGTGGCATGGCTGCCGCAGAAGCTGAGGCTGCTTTGTGCGAGAGCTCGGAGCAAG AAATGGAGGTGGAGCCCGCCCGGAAAGGGGAAGAGGAGCAAGAGGAGCAAGAAGAGGAGGGCGCAGGGCCAGCTGAGGTCAAGGAGGAGGGTCCCCAGCTGGAGAATGGAGAGGCCCCCGAGGAGAACGAGAACGAGGAGTCAGCGGGCACAGACTCGGGGCAGGAGCTCGGCGCCGAGGCCCGGGGCCTGCGCTCAGGCACCTACGGTGATCGCACGGAGTCCAAGGCCTACGGCTCCGTCATCCACAAGTGCGAG GACTGTGGGAAGGAGTTCACGCACACGGGGAACTTCAAGCGGCACATCCGCATCCACACGGGGGAGAAGCCCTTCTCGTGCCGTGAGTGCAGCAAGGCCTTTTCCGACCCGGCGGCCTGCAAGGCCCATGAGAAGACGCACAG CCCTCTGAAGCCCTACGGCTGCGAGGAGTGCGGGAAGAGCTACCGCCTCATCAGCCTGCTCAACCTGCACAAGAAGCGGCACTCGGGCGAGGCGCGCTACCGCTGCGAGGACTGCGGCAAGCTCTTCACCACCTCGGGCAACCTCAAGCGCCACCAGCTGGTGCACAGCGGCGAGAAGCCCTACCAGTGCGACTACTGCGGCCGCTCCTTCTCCGACCCCACTTCCAAGATGCGCCACCTGGAGACCCACGACACGGACAAGGAGCACAAGTGCCCACACTGCGACAAGAAGTTCAACCAG GTAGGGAACCTGAAGGCCCACCTGAAGATCCACATCGCTGACGGGCCCCTCAAGTGCCGAGAGTGTGGGAAGCAGTTCACCACCTCAG GGAACCTGAAGCGGCACCTTCGGATCCACAGCGGGGAGAAGCCCTACGTGTGTATCCACTGCCAGCGACAGTTTGCAGACCCCGGCGCTCTGCAGCGGCACGTCCGCATTCACACAG GTGAGAAGCCGTGCCAGTGTGTGATGTGCGGTAAGGCCTTCACCCAGGCCAGCTCCCTCATCGCCCACGTACGCCAGCACACCGGGGAGAAGCCCTACGTCTGCGAGCGCTGCGGCAAGAg ATTTGTCCAGTCCAGCCAGTTGGCCAATCATATTCGCCACCACGACAACATCCGTCCACACAAGTGCAGTGTGTGCAGCAAGGCCTTCGTGAACGTGGGGGACCTGTCCAAGCACATCATCATCCACACTG GAGAGAAGCCTTACCTGTGTGATAAGTGTGGGCGTGGCTTCAACCGGGTAGACAACCTGCGCTCCCACGTGAAGACGGTGCACCAGGGCAAGGCAGGCATCAAGATCCTGGAGCCCGAGGAGGGCAGTGAAGTCAGCGTGGTCACTGTGGATGACATGGTCACGCTGGCCACTGAGGCACTGGCAGCGACAGCCGTCACTCAGCTCACAG TGGTGCCGGTGGGAGCTGCAGTGACAGCCGATGAGACGGAAGTCCTGAAGGCCGAGATCAGCAAAGCTGTGAAGCAAGTGCAGGAGGAAG ACCCCAACACTCACATCCTCTACGCCTGTGACTCCTGTGGGGACAAGTTTCTGGATGCCAACAGCCTGGCTCAGCACGTGCGAATCCACACAGCCCAGGCACTGGTCATGTTCCAGACAGACGCGGACTTCTACCAGCAGTATGGGCCAGGTGGCACGTGGCCTGCTGGGCAGGTGCTGCAGGCTGGGGAGCTGGTCTTCCGCCCTCGGGATGGGGCCGAGGGCCAGCCCGCACTGGCAGAGACCTCCCCCACAGCTCCTGAATGTCCGCCGCCTGCCGAGTGA